Proteins encoded together in one Microbacterium sp. ABRD28 window:
- a CDS encoding A24 family peptidase — protein MSTALEITAFAYLGVISVVLAVIDVRHHRLPNRIVLPSYGVGGALLLGAVLFGAPAPALGRALVGMIVLFGFYLLLRILSRRGLGGGDVKLAGVLGLYLGWLGWDALAIGALAGFVVGGATGVLLMLARRADRRTRIAFGPAMLIGAWLVIGVSVAGTVAGPVVA, from the coding sequence GTGTCAACGGCTCTGGAGATCACGGCGTTCGCCTACCTCGGGGTGATCAGTGTCGTGCTCGCCGTCATCGATGTGCGCCACCATCGTCTGCCGAATCGGATCGTGCTGCCCAGCTACGGCGTCGGCGGAGCCCTTCTCCTGGGTGCGGTGCTCTTCGGAGCGCCGGCGCCCGCACTCGGGCGTGCCCTGGTCGGGATGATCGTCCTGTTCGGCTTCTACCTGCTGCTTCGCATCCTCTCCCGCCGGGGCCTCGGGGGTGGGGACGTCAAACTCGCCGGCGTCCTCGGGCTCTACCTCGGCTGGCTGGGGTGGGACGCCCTCGCGATCGGCGCTCTCGCCGGCTTCGTCGTCGGCGGCGCGACGGGCGTCCTCCTGATGCTCGCCCGACGCGCCGACCGCCGCACCCGCATCGCCTTCGGGCCCGCGATGCTCATCGGCGCATGGCTCGTGATCGGAGTGAGCGTCGCCGGCACCGTCGCCGGGCCCGTGGTCGCATAA
- a CDS encoding YhjD/YihY/BrkB family envelope integrity protein, whose product MPNLIERVIARALTLKPVRALLLYTERQGPMLADSVTYRTLFSLFAGVLLGFSIASLWLAGNPVAWQALIDAVDSAVPGLVGEGGLIDLDDIQAPAGLTVTGVIASIALVGAAIGAIGSLRTAIRRLANELTDDSFWLWVLLRNLLLAIGIGAALAASAVATVVGSAGISLFGGWLGLAEDDLLLQIATRATTIVVVFLLDAAVIAVAFRSLSGTKPSRRSLLSGSLLGAAGLTVLQQLSSLFIGGAGSNPLLATFASLIALLLWLNLSAQVILIASAYIVTGIEEDVDRVRARFGARTFLQRRVKRAELSVQAAADELDAARAAEAGERRMKADAAAKANRKKDETTPSDAGARRDDR is encoded by the coding sequence ATGCCGAATCTGATCGAGCGGGTGATCGCACGCGCGCTCACGCTGAAGCCCGTGCGCGCCCTTCTGCTGTACACCGAACGACAGGGCCCGATGCTCGCCGACAGTGTGACGTACCGCACGTTGTTCAGCCTGTTCGCCGGGGTGCTGCTCGGCTTCTCCATCGCGTCGCTGTGGCTCGCCGGCAATCCTGTCGCCTGGCAGGCTCTGATCGACGCCGTCGATTCCGCGGTGCCCGGCCTCGTCGGCGAGGGCGGCCTGATCGACCTCGATGACATCCAGGCGCCCGCGGGTCTCACCGTGACGGGGGTGATCGCCTCGATCGCTCTCGTCGGCGCCGCCATCGGCGCGATCGGGTCGCTCCGCACGGCCATCCGGCGGCTCGCGAACGAACTGACCGACGACTCGTTCTGGCTGTGGGTGTTGCTGCGCAACCTGCTGCTCGCGATCGGCATCGGCGCGGCGCTGGCCGCATCGGCCGTGGCCACGGTCGTCGGCAGCGCGGGGATCTCCCTCTTCGGCGGGTGGCTCGGGCTCGCCGAGGACGACCTGCTGCTGCAGATCGCCACGCGGGCCACCACCATCGTCGTGGTCTTCCTCCTCGATGCCGCCGTCATCGCCGTGGCGTTCCGCTCGCTGTCGGGCACGAAGCCGTCGCGACGCTCGCTCCTCAGCGGCTCTCTCCTCGGCGCCGCGGGGCTCACCGTTCTGCAGCAGCTGTCGAGCCTCTTCATCGGCGGTGCGGGGTCGAACCCGCTGCTGGCGACCTTCGCTTCGCTCATCGCGTTGCTGCTGTGGCTGAACCTCTCGGCGCAGGTGATCCTCATCGCGTCGGCCTACATCGTCACCGGCATCGAGGAGGATGTCGACCGGGTGCGCGCCCGTTTCGGCGCGAGGACCTTCCTCCAGCGGCGCGTCAAGCGCGCCGAGCTGTCGGTGCAGGCCGCCGCTGATGAGCTGGACGCGGCCCGTGCCGCCGAGGCGGGGGAGCGGAGGATGAAGGCCGACGCCGCCGCGAAGGCCAACCGGAAGAAGGACGAAACGACGCCATCGGATGCCGGGGCGCGACGTGACGATCGCTGA
- a CDS encoding NAD(P)H-hydrate epimerase — translation MTIADTPSVAHLRVPTYRAADIRAAEAPLLAAGVPLMARAAHALAEIAAARLAVASVRRALVLAGRGDNGGDALFAGAELAAAGLGVDVLLVGDDAHDAGLAAAVAAGAHRVDLSRLDLREYGLILDGMIGLGGRGSLRGGAREAAIALAPDAAAGPRILAVDLPSGLDPDIGEGDGLVLPAHETITLGAAKAGLARGRGPALAGRITLVDIGLALAGAVPVGEIEIAEVVRA, via the coding sequence GTGACGATCGCTGACACCCCTTCGGTGGCCCATCTGCGGGTTCCGACCTACCGGGCGGCCGACATCCGCGCCGCTGAGGCCCCGCTCCTCGCTGCCGGGGTGCCGCTCATGGCGCGCGCCGCGCACGCGCTGGCGGAGATCGCCGCGGCGCGGCTCGCTGTGGCATCCGTTCGCCGCGCACTCGTCCTCGCCGGCAGGGGCGACAACGGTGGGGACGCCCTGTTCGCCGGTGCCGAGCTTGCCGCGGCCGGGCTGGGTGTGGATGTCCTGCTCGTCGGTGATGACGCCCATGACGCCGGCCTCGCCGCCGCGGTCGCGGCGGGGGCCCACAGGGTCGACCTGAGCCGGCTCGACCTGCGTGAGTACGGGCTCATCCTCGACGGGATGATCGGGCTCGGCGGCCGTGGATCGCTGCGCGGCGGTGCACGCGAGGCGGCGATCGCCCTCGCCCCGGATGCTGCGGCGGGTCCGCGGATCCTCGCCGTCGACCTGCCGAGCGGTCTGGACCCGGACATCGGGGAGGGCGACGGACTCGTGCTGCCCGCCCACGAGACCATCACCTTAGGCGCCGCGAAGGCGGGTCTGGCCCGGGGGCGCGGCCCCGCGTTGGCGGGGCGCATCACCCTCGTCGACATCGGCCTGGCGCTCGCCGGCGCCGTACCGGTCGGCGAGATCGAGATCGCGGAGGTCGTCCGGGCCTGA
- a CDS encoding glutamine amidotransferase, translating into MTGPKPFVLLATRAEDVPADEEYDLFLRFTGLEERDLLRVRMEAGPLPDLDLDALSGIFVGGGPFNASDPPEKKSPVQRRVEAEFARLLDEVVARDFPFLGACYGIGTLGSHQRAVIDRTYSEPISVVPVSLTDAGAADPLLAGFPRTFDAYVGHKEAVSVLPDSAVLLASSPTCPVQMFRVGRNVYATQFHPELDLDGMQTRVHAYAGYGYFAADELELTLAAVRRAPVTHPPRLLRAFVEHHAR; encoded by the coding sequence ATGACCGGGCCGAAACCCTTCGTCCTCCTCGCCACCCGCGCGGAGGACGTTCCCGCCGACGAGGAGTACGACCTCTTCCTGCGCTTCACCGGGCTCGAGGAGCGCGACCTCCTCCGGGTCCGCATGGAGGCGGGTCCCCTCCCCGATCTGGACCTCGACGCGCTGTCGGGGATCTTCGTCGGCGGTGGTCCGTTCAACGCCTCCGATCCGCCGGAGAAGAAGTCGCCGGTGCAGCGGCGCGTCGAGGCGGAGTTCGCCCGTCTGCTCGATGAGGTGGTCGCACGCGACTTCCCGTTCCTGGGCGCCTGCTACGGGATCGGAACCCTCGGGAGCCACCAGCGCGCCGTCATCGACCGCACGTACTCCGAGCCGATCAGCGTCGTGCCCGTGAGCCTCACCGACGCCGGCGCCGCCGACCCGCTGCTCGCGGGATTCCCGCGCACCTTCGACGCCTACGTCGGCCACAAGGAGGCGGTGTCGGTCCTCCCCGACTCGGCGGTGCTGCTGGCGTCGTCACCGACCTGTCCGGTGCAGATGTTCCGGGTCGGTCGCAACGTCTACGCCACGCAGTTCCACCCCGAACTCGACCTCGACGGCATGCAGACGCGGGTGCACGCCTACGCCGGCTATGGCTACTTCGCCGCCGACGAGCTGGAGCTCACGCTCGCTGCCGTGCGTCGGGCGCCGGTGACCCACCCGCCGCGTCTGTTGCGGGCGTTCGTGGAGCATCACGCCCGTTAG
- the glgP gene encoding alpha-glucan family phosphorylase: MKAIRTFAVRPVLSEQLAPLDRLATNWRWAWSDETKALFASMDPARWEEVGGNPEQLLGALGQERLDALSQDTDFVARVHAEAERLDAYLRDDRWYQGLDGDKPVHIAYFSPEFGVDGTLPQYSGGLGILAGDHLKSASDLGVPLTGVGLFYRAGYFRQSIGDDGWQRESYPLLDPYGLGLTLLRDGDGAPVEIGLDLPAGRHLAARIWVAQIGRVPLLLLDADTPSNPDDLRQVTDRLYGGGGEHRLLQELLLGVGGVRAVRAWCAQTDTPRPEVYHTNEGHAGFQGLERMSELIVDEGLSFDQALAQVRASTVFTTHTPVPAGIDRFPRDLVATYLQSPLFTSLPADPALDLGRESYPGGDPHVFNMAVLGLHLGQHANGVSLLHGAVSRRMFGALWPGVDTDEVPITSITNGVHAPTWVHPALTGLSERVFGDAHTDRHDWRSREVVSDQELWGVRTQMKQELVAEARRRLTAAARSAGNAAVPAWIDDILDPGVLTIGFARRVPTYKRLTLMLRDPERLTRILTDPERPVQLVIGGKSHPADDSGKILIQQLVRFSRDPRVRGRIVFLPDYDITLAKTLYPGCDVWLNNPLRPLEACGTSGMKAALNGVLNLSILDGWWDEWYDGRNGWAIPTADTAATDEERDDAEAAALYDLIEHQLVPRFYERTGGVPAGWLDMVRHTMTDLGKKVTSDRMVRDYVTRLYVPSAVNDRALRADDFAQARSLAAFVSRVRSAWGTVAIAHVEGSDATSRASTGETLEIEASVRLDSLSPDDVVVELVYGRTDEDDVIGADRTAVPLEAQGTAVDGITPYRGSLPLQLTGTFGYTVRVVPRHPFLVSPVELGLVTYAG, translated from the coding sequence GTGAAGGCCATCCGCACGTTCGCCGTTCGTCCCGTTCTCTCCGAGCAGCTCGCCCCGCTCGACCGCCTCGCCACCAACTGGCGCTGGGCCTGGTCGGATGAGACGAAGGCACTGTTCGCCTCGATGGATCCCGCGCGGTGGGAGGAGGTCGGCGGCAATCCCGAGCAGCTCCTCGGCGCGCTCGGGCAGGAACGGCTCGATGCCCTGTCGCAGGACACGGATTTCGTCGCCCGCGTCCACGCCGAGGCGGAGCGCCTCGACGCCTACCTCCGCGACGACCGGTGGTACCAGGGACTCGACGGCGACAAGCCCGTCCACATCGCCTACTTCTCCCCCGAATTCGGCGTCGACGGCACGCTTCCGCAGTACTCGGGCGGCCTCGGCATCCTCGCCGGCGACCATCTCAAGAGCGCGTCCGACCTCGGCGTGCCCCTCACCGGCGTCGGGCTGTTCTACCGCGCGGGGTACTTCCGTCAGTCGATCGGCGACGACGGCTGGCAGCGGGAGAGCTATCCGCTGCTCGACCCCTACGGTCTGGGTCTGACCCTGCTCCGCGATGGCGACGGGGCCCCGGTCGAGATCGGACTCGACCTCCCCGCCGGGCGGCACCTGGCCGCCCGCATCTGGGTTGCCCAGATCGGTCGGGTCCCCCTGCTGCTCCTCGACGCCGACACCCCCAGCAACCCCGACGACCTCCGCCAGGTGACCGACCGCCTCTACGGCGGGGGCGGCGAGCACCGCCTCCTGCAGGAGCTTCTCCTCGGCGTGGGCGGCGTACGAGCGGTACGGGCGTGGTGCGCCCAGACCGACACGCCGCGCCCCGAGGTGTACCACACCAATGAGGGCCACGCGGGATTCCAGGGCCTGGAGCGGATGTCGGAGCTCATCGTCGACGAGGGCTTGAGCTTCGACCAGGCGCTCGCGCAGGTGCGGGCCTCGACCGTCTTCACCACCCACACGCCGGTTCCCGCCGGTATCGACCGCTTCCCCCGCGATCTGGTCGCCACGTATCTGCAGAGCCCGCTGTTCACGTCCCTCCCCGCCGATCCCGCCCTCGACCTGGGTCGGGAGTCCTACCCCGGCGGCGACCCTCACGTGTTCAACATGGCCGTTCTCGGACTCCATCTCGGGCAGCACGCCAACGGGGTGTCGCTCCTCCACGGCGCGGTGAGCCGACGGATGTTCGGGGCCCTCTGGCCGGGTGTCGACACCGACGAGGTGCCGATCACCTCGATCACCAACGGCGTCCACGCCCCGACCTGGGTGCACCCCGCCCTCACCGGCCTGAGCGAGCGCGTCTTCGGCGACGCGCACACCGATCGCCACGACTGGCGCTCGCGCGAGGTCGTCAGCGACCAGGAGCTGTGGGGGGTGCGCACCCAGATGAAGCAGGAGCTCGTCGCCGAGGCCCGGCGGCGTCTGACCGCAGCCGCCCGTTCGGCGGGCAACGCTGCGGTTCCCGCATGGATCGACGACATCCTCGACCCGGGCGTGCTGACGATCGGCTTCGCCCGGCGCGTACCGACCTACAAGCGTCTGACGCTGATGCTCCGCGACCCTGAGCGCCTCACGCGCATCCTCACCGATCCCGAGCGACCGGTTCAGCTGGTCATCGGCGGCAAGTCCCATCCGGCAGACGATTCCGGCAAGATCCTGATCCAGCAGCTCGTGCGGTTCAGCCGCGATCCGCGGGTGCGCGGCCGCATCGTGTTCCTCCCCGACTACGACATCACGCTGGCGAAGACCCTGTACCCCGGCTGCGACGTGTGGCTGAACAATCCGCTGCGGCCCCTCGAGGCGTGCGGCACGTCGGGCATGAAGGCCGCCTTGAACGGGGTGCTGAATCTGTCGATCCTCGACGGCTGGTGGGACGAGTGGTACGACGGCCGCAACGGCTGGGCCATCCCGACCGCCGACACGGCGGCGACCGACGAGGAGCGGGACGATGCCGAGGCGGCCGCGCTCTACGACCTCATCGAGCACCAGCTCGTGCCGCGCTTCTACGAGCGCACGGGAGGTGTGCCGGCCGGGTGGCTCGACATGGTGCGCCACACGATGACCGACCTCGGCAAGAAGGTCACCAGTGACCGGATGGTGCGCGACTACGTCACGCGCCTCTACGTGCCCTCCGCGGTGAACGATCGCGCGCTTCGTGCCGATGACTTCGCCCAGGCCCGCTCGCTCGCCGCGTTCGTCAGCCGGGTGCGCAGCGCCTGGGGCACCGTGGCGATCGCCCATGTGGAGGGTTCCGATGCCACCTCCCGGGCGTCGACCGGCGAAACCCTCGAGATCGAGGCATCCGTGCGCTTGGACAGCCTCTCCCCCGACGATGTCGTGGTGGAACTGGTCTACGGACGCACCGACGAGGACGATGTCATCGGCGCCGACCGCACCGCCGTGCCGCTGGAGGCCCAAGGGACGGCCGTGGACGGGATCACCCCCTATCGCGGCTCTCTGCCGCTGCAGCTCACCGGCACCTTCGGCTACACGGTGCGGGTCGTGCCGCGGCATCCGTTCCTGGTGTCCCCGGTGGAGCTGGGCCTTGTGACGTACGCGGGATGA
- a CDS encoding response regulator, with the protein MAIARLHGGPLDGQVLPLEAPDLDSLIVPYGEGQVVYRRKGEAQHTGEHDGPTEAEFWFVEATDEIGPSNDD; encoded by the coding sequence ATGGCTATTGCACGATTGCACGGTGGTCCGCTGGACGGGCAGGTCCTGCCCCTGGAAGCTCCCGACCTCGATTCGCTCATCGTCCCCTACGGCGAAGGGCAGGTCGTCTACCGCCGCAAGGGCGAGGCGCAGCACACCGGCGAGCACGACGGGCCGACCGAGGCGGAGTTCTGGTTCGTGGAGGCGACCGATGAGATCGGACCCTCGAACGACGACTGA
- a CDS encoding CYTH domain-containing protein — protein MRSDPRTTTEPDEPTRSLEIEIKLDVDADTAAPDWRGLPEVAELTGPEVRELDARYFDTTDFALARAGYALRRRTGGPDAGWHLKGPRHGAGRVELGWPLEEGDALPAAVQAEIRRLTADPVRPIARVRNRRLAVQMKDAAGDVVAEFLDDHVQTRDEATGTERSWREWEIELGPAAPDDAERFLSEIADLARNAGARPASSESKIGRALGR, from the coding sequence ATGAGATCGGACCCTCGAACGACGACTGAGCCGGACGAGCCGACCCGTTCCCTGGAGATCGAGATCAAGCTCGACGTGGACGCGGATACGGCGGCTCCGGACTGGCGGGGCCTTCCGGAGGTGGCGGAGCTGACCGGACCCGAAGTCCGCGAACTCGACGCCCGGTATTTCGACACCACGGATTTCGCCCTTGCGCGTGCGGGGTATGCGCTGCGCCGGCGCACCGGCGGTCCCGATGCCGGGTGGCATCTGAAGGGACCGCGTCACGGTGCCGGCCGGGTGGAGCTCGGGTGGCCGCTCGAGGAGGGCGACGCTCTTCCCGCGGCGGTGCAGGCCGAGATCCGACGCCTCACAGCCGATCCGGTGCGCCCGATCGCCCGGGTGCGCAATCGCAGGCTGGCTGTGCAGATGAAGGATGCCGCGGGCGACGTCGTCGCGGAATTCCTCGACGACCACGTGCAGACCCGCGACGAGGCGACCGGGACGGAGCGCTCCTGGCGTGAGTGGGAGATCGAACTCGGGCCCGCGGCGCCCGATGACGCCGAGCGCTTCCTGAGCGAGATCGCCGACCTCGCCCGAAACGCCGGCGCCCGCCCTGCATCGTCGGAGTCGAAGATCGGGCGGGCGCTCGGGCGGTAG
- the lpdA gene encoding dihydrolipoyl dehydrogenase, producing the protein MPHYDVVILGAGPGGYVAAVRSAQLGLSVAIIEEKYWGGVCLNVGCIPSKALLKNADLAHQVLHKADLFGISGDVHFDFGVAWDRSRKVAETHVKGIHFLMKKNKVTEYDGRGTFVDANTIQVQKSDGGTETVTFDNAIIATGAKVRQLPGVDIGGNIVTYEEQILSRDLPSSIVIVGAGAIGMEFAFVMSNYGVKVTIVEFLDRALPNEDVDVSKEIARQYKKYGIDILTSTKVDTVTDHGDKVTVAYTGKDGTSGSIDADKVMVSIGWIPNVEGYGLDKTGVELTERGAIGIDDYMRTNVPHIYAIGDVTAKLQLAHVAEAQGVVAAETIGKAETMPLGDYRMMPRATFCTPQVASFGLTEQQARDAGYDVKVAKFPFSANGKANGLGEPVGFVKLIADGEHLELLGGHLIGPDVSELLPELTLAQKWDLTALEAARNVHTHPTLSEALQEGFHGLVGHMINL; encoded by the coding sequence ATGCCTCACTACGACGTCGTCATCCTCGGCGCCGGCCCCGGCGGGTACGTCGCGGCCGTCCGGAGCGCCCAGCTCGGTCTTTCCGTCGCCATCATCGAAGAGAAGTACTGGGGGGGCGTCTGCCTGAACGTCGGGTGCATCCCCTCGAAGGCTCTGCTCAAGAACGCCGACCTCGCGCACCAGGTGCTCCACAAGGCCGACCTCTTCGGAATCTCCGGTGACGTGCACTTCGACTTCGGAGTGGCATGGGACCGCAGCCGGAAGGTGGCCGAGACCCACGTCAAGGGCATCCACTTCCTGATGAAGAAGAACAAGGTCACCGAGTACGACGGTCGTGGAACCTTCGTCGACGCGAACACCATCCAGGTGCAGAAATCGGACGGCGGGACCGAGACGGTCACGTTCGACAACGCGATCATCGCGACCGGCGCGAAGGTCCGCCAGCTGCCCGGCGTCGACATCGGCGGGAACATCGTCACCTACGAGGAGCAGATCCTCTCCCGCGATCTCCCCTCCTCCATCGTCATCGTCGGCGCCGGCGCGATCGGCATGGAGTTCGCCTTCGTGATGTCGAACTACGGCGTGAAGGTCACCATCGTGGAGTTCCTCGATCGTGCACTGCCGAACGAGGACGTCGACGTCTCGAAGGAGATCGCGCGCCAGTACAAGAAGTACGGCATCGACATCCTCACCTCCACCAAGGTCGACACCGTCACCGATCACGGCGACAAGGTCACCGTCGCCTACACCGGCAAGGACGGGACCAGCGGCTCCATCGACGCCGACAAGGTGATGGTCTCGATCGGCTGGATTCCGAACGTCGAGGGCTACGGGCTGGACAAGACCGGCGTCGAGCTCACCGAGCGCGGTGCGATCGGCATCGACGACTACATGCGCACCAACGTGCCGCACATCTACGCCATCGGTGACGTCACCGCGAAGCTGCAGCTGGCGCACGTCGCCGAGGCGCAGGGCGTGGTGGCCGCCGAGACGATCGGCAAGGCCGAGACCATGCCGCTCGGTGACTACCGGATGATGCCTCGCGCGACGTTCTGCACCCCGCAGGTCGCATCGTTCGGTCTGACCGAGCAGCAGGCCCGCGACGCCGGCTACGACGTGAAGGTGGCGAAGTTCCCCTTCAGCGCCAACGGCAAGGCGAACGGCCTGGGCGAGCCGGTCGGTTTCGTCAAGCTCATCGCCGACGGCGAGCACCTCGAACTGCTCGGCGGTCACCTCATCGGCCCCGATGTCTCAGAGCTCCTGCCCGAGTTGACCCTCGCCCAGAAGTGGGACCTCACCGCGCTCGAGGCCGCGCGCAACGTGCACACGCACCCGACGCTGTCGGAAGCTCTCCAGGAGGGCTTCCACGGCCTCGTGGGGCACATGATCAACCTGTAG
- a CDS encoding copper resistance CopC family protein — protein sequence MSRSGLRFSPARAFLGVVVALTAVFALPVAASAHDELLASDPAPGSTIDQTPAAVTLTFSGLISQEPGATVIEVTDAAGTALVDGSPAITDNVVSQPLTAAQPGAVTVLWKVVSSDGHPISGELSFTVAEGAAPSPSADATAAPTAPDASTSPSTSASETPSATPSPTDAGEPASSTAAIVPWIIVGVVAAAAGGAIVALLLARARGRTGGTGGGADR from the coding sequence GTGAGTCGTTCCGGTCTTCGCTTCTCCCCCGCTCGGGCGTTCCTCGGCGTCGTCGTGGCGCTGACGGCGGTCTTCGCCCTTCCTGTCGCCGCATCCGCGCACGACGAGCTGCTCGCATCGGACCCCGCGCCCGGCAGCACGATCGACCAGACCCCCGCGGCGGTCACCCTCACCTTCAGCGGTCTCATCTCGCAGGAACCCGGGGCCACGGTGATCGAAGTGACGGATGCCGCCGGCACGGCGCTCGTCGACGGATCACCCGCCATCACCGACAACGTCGTGTCGCAGCCGCTCACCGCGGCCCAGCCCGGTGCCGTCACGGTGCTCTGGAAGGTGGTCTCCAGCGACGGCCACCCGATCTCCGGGGAGCTGTCGTTCACCGTCGCGGAAGGGGCCGCACCATCGCCGAGCGCCGACGCCACGGCGGCTCCGACGGCGCCCGACGCGTCCACATCCCCGTCCACCTCGGCATCGGAGACGCCCTCGGCCACCCCGTCGCCGACCGACGCAGGCGAACCCGCGTCGTCGACGGCTGCGATCGTGCCGTGGATCATCGTCGGGGTCGTCGCGGCCGCCGCCGGTGGGGCGATCGTCGCCCTCCTGCTCGCCCGCGCGCGGGGCCGCACCGGCGGCACCGGCGGCGGTGCCGACCGATAG
- a CDS encoding FHA domain-containing protein, translating into MDDNRRPDSGDIRRLPGDDGADRGSDTTQTFGHDADLSFVPFGSALNTAELESIDALPSGAALLLVRSGPTAGARYLLDTDVTTVGRHPEADIFFDDVTVSRRHAEITRQGTAFELVDQRSLNGTYVNGERVDRAVLTNGSELRIGKFRLNFFVSPADLPQAG; encoded by the coding sequence GTGGACGACAATCGGCGACCAGATTCTGGTGACATCCGACGCCTGCCGGGCGATGACGGCGCCGATCGCGGTTCGGACACGACGCAGACGTTCGGCCACGACGCCGACCTGTCCTTCGTCCCCTTCGGCAGTGCTCTGAACACCGCGGAGCTCGAGTCGATCGACGCGCTGCCCTCAGGCGCAGCACTGCTGCTGGTGCGCTCGGGCCCCACAGCGGGTGCGCGCTACCTGCTCGACACCGACGTCACCACGGTCGGTCGTCACCCCGAAGCAGACATCTTCTTCGACGACGTCACCGTCTCGCGCCGGCACGCGGAGATCACCCGACAGGGAACGGCGTTCGAGCTGGTGGATCAGCGCTCGCTGAACGGCACCTACGTCAACGGCGAGCGGGTCGACCGCGCTGTGCTCACCAACGGCTCGGAGCTTCGCATCGGCAAGTTCCGCCTCAACTTCTTCGTCTCGCCCGCAGATCTGCCGCAGGCGGGCTGA
- a CDS encoding MerR family transcriptional regulator — protein sequence MAPASSARQRSSSAGLLSIGQVLARLSPEFPSLTSSKLRFLEVQGIVTPVRTESGYRKFSPADLDRLRLALTLQRDHYLPLSVIRDYLADVDAGRDPAPPTSAPPPSIVPAPRRYRRDELLAAAGAAPQLLNDAISTGIITAAESYTDQSVTLLRALVALDRHGIEPRHVRSVKQSAERDASLIESSLAPLLRRTDAASRGRAGEAAPELARRLEEVRAILLRSALDRLLG from the coding sequence ATGGCTCCGGCCTCCTCCGCCCGCCAGCGATCATCGTCAGCGGGCCTTCTCAGCATCGGTCAGGTGCTCGCGAGGCTGTCGCCGGAATTCCCGAGTCTGACCTCGAGCAAGCTGCGGTTCCTCGAGGTGCAGGGGATCGTGACCCCGGTTCGGACCGAGTCGGGGTACCGCAAGTTCTCGCCGGCCGACCTCGACCGCCTGCGATTGGCCCTGACGCTCCAGCGCGACCACTACCTGCCCCTCAGCGTCATCCGCGACTACCTCGCCGACGTCGACGCCGGGCGCGACCCCGCCCCGCCGACCTCCGCGCCGCCGCCATCGATCGTCCCGGCGCCGCGCCGGTACCGTCGGGATGAACTGCTGGCAGCCGCCGGCGCGGCGCCGCAGCTGCTCAACGACGCCATCAGCACCGGGATCATCACCGCCGCCGAGAGCTACACCGATCAGTCGGTCACGCTTCTGAGGGCCCTCGTCGCCCTGGATCGTCACGGCATCGAGCCGCGTCACGTCCGCAGTGTCAAGCAGAGTGCAGAGCGCGACGCCTCGCTCATCGAGTCGTCCCTCGCGCCGCTGCTGCGCCGGACGGACGCCGCTTCTCGGGGACGAGCGGGAGAGGCCGCGCCCGAACTCGCGCGCAGACTCGAAGAGGTGCGTGCGATCCTGTTGCGCTCCGCCCTCGATCGTCTTCTCGGATGA
- a CDS encoding MerR family transcriptional regulator, giving the protein MTAREAADEAGFVADLLFTDGLPQMDDEVGYRGAVAARAAGITYRQLDYWARTQLVEPTVRGANGSGSQRLYGFRDILVLKLVKRLLDTGISLQQIRTAVEQLRAAGIRDLAGTTLMSDGASVYLCTSNDEVIDLVSRGQGVFGIAVGKVLREVESTLVEFDPQAPDPVDELAARRTARSA; this is encoded by the coding sequence ATGACCGCTCGTGAAGCGGCCGACGAAGCCGGCTTCGTCGCCGACCTCCTGTTCACCGACGGGCTCCCGCAGATGGACGATGAGGTGGGCTACCGCGGCGCGGTCGCCGCCCGCGCCGCCGGGATCACCTACCGGCAGCTGGATTACTGGGCCCGCACGCAACTGGTCGAGCCGACCGTGCGGGGAGCGAACGGCTCAGGATCGCAGCGGCTGTACGGCTTCCGCGACATCCTGGTCCTCAAGCTCGTCAAGCGGCTGCTCGACACCGGAATCTCGCTGCAGCAGATCCGCACCGCGGTGGAGCAGCTGCGTGCCGCAGGCATCCGCGACCTCGCCGGCACGACGCTCATGAGCGACGGCGCCTCGGTCTACCTCTGCACCTCGAACGACGAGGTCATCGACCTGGTCAGCCGTGGGCAGGGCGTGTTCGGCATTGCCGTGGGCAAGGTCCTGCGCGAGGTCGAGTCGACTCTGGTGGAGTTTGATCCCCAGGCTCCCGACCCCGTCGACGAGCTCGCTGCACGCCGCACCGCGCGCTCGGCCTGA